The following nucleotide sequence is from Bactrocera oleae isolate idBacOlea1 chromosome 2, idBacOlea1, whole genome shotgun sequence.
TATTCgttattttaagcatttttaaaatatattttcttttattaaatttaccggaataaagcaaataaacgCTTGGAATACAAATGTATTAGCAGTGCACATACAAAACTATGTCAAtagcaaaattatttgtaaaagttTTCGGTGAGGATATTTTCGAACAGATTAGTACGGTTGAAAAACAACAGCCAGAGGATGATGACGATGAGGCTGGCTGCTCAGCTTCTCAAGATATGCCAAAGCCACCGAAACTGGAAGAGATGAAATTGCCTGAGTAAGTTTAATAGTATTCCAAATGAATGCCTTCTGCCTCAGGGTCAATTGATGGTCAAATTCAATTCAAGGCAATTCGGCAGTGAAGGTCTGATTTCTAATTCAATACtataaaaaacgttattttACTATAGACAAATGGTTATTGTACGGAATTGGCTAAACGAGCGTCTCAATGTCATAGAATTAAATAGTGCACATGCAATAAAAACGCAGCGCGTGGACATGGTATCCAGGCTTGGTCCAGAGCAGACAATTTGTGATATTGATTTTACATCGACAGTACGGATATCAGCCGATAGGCTATCGCTTCGTTCACAGGGTAGTTTCAATACTATTAAAGCAAATGTTTGCGTTTATGGTGGGCGTTGGATGTATGAGGTAAGCAAAGTAATATATGCTGGAAGGGGGTTTTGGGGACGCAAGAAACATGACATTCCATGCTTCATTAGCGCCTTGAGGTGGGTGGTGGGTAAAGTTAATTGAACAATTGCGAAGGGTAATGACCTTGAGTTTTAGTTGTGTTACTAAGTAGGTTAACGACCATAGTGCATTTACCGGCTAATATTTCGCTTTTATTAAATTACGAGTTGTAGCATGATACGATTATGATATTCGTTTATTGatgatattaagtttgccacgatgtttgtaaccaCCAGAGAGAAAAATCAAAAGATATGTGAATTTTATCAtagagttgatttagccatgtccttctgtttgtatatacgagaactagtccctcagtttttgagatatcgatctacaATTTTGCACATGTTATTTTCTTCCTAAGAAgcggctcatttgtcggaaccgtccaTATCGGACCACTCTAGAATATAGCTACAATACAAagaacgatcaaaattaggttcttgtatggaaaactttcttatttgacgagatatcttctgAAATTTATCatgaattattttccaaggcaagtacaatctccgaataaatctCGCTCTGATCGAaccactctagcatatagctgcacaCAAATTGATGGATAAAAAATTAGTCCCTGAATGGAAAGATtttgtatttgacaagatatcttaatcAAATATGTCttagattattgttcaagacaacgccaaaatattcaaaaaaaaactgttcaaatcggaccactatagaatatagctgccattcaaactgatcgaacaaaatcaagataaagatcttttcatTCACctattatgctataaaaaatgcacctgtgaaaggtattatagcttcgttgacGCCGAAGTTAACATCATTTCATGTTTTGTTagacatttaaaaatttcatgttagagatatacatacatatttttaaaaattctatagGTGCTTCTTCACAGTAAAGGCGTAATGCAAATCGGTTGGTGCTCCAACAAATGcacttttaatgaaaatagcGGCGTTGGCGATACCAAATGGAGTTATGGTTATGATGGTAGCAAACAACAGATATGGCATATTTCCACTTCAAAGTAAGTAgacgaatatatgtatgtatgtatatgtttgaagCTTATGGATacttaaatatacttaaaatacaacaaaattgaATGAAATTCCTTATAAACTTCTTAAAGAAttcattaaaacatttatttcttaCATTTTAGGTATGGCGATAAATGGCAAATTGGTGATATAATTGGTGTTATAGTTGatgttgaaaatgaaaaaatagaatATTATCGCAATGGCCATACGATGGGTGTTGCTTTCTCTAAACTAGAACGCGGTCCTGGTATTTCATTTTTTCCTGCCGTTTCACTTGGTTATAATCAAGGTGTACAAGTAAATTTCGGCAATATGCCCTTTAAATATCCTGTGGAAGGTTTTATGCCAATACAAGCGAAACCTATTGTACGCTTACAAAAGGCTGATCTCTTGCTTGGTTATTTGGTAAATTTGTCATCTGTGTTAGCACACAATCCTACGTGCAAGAAAAAGGATTATATTGAAGGTAAAATATCTACTAAGAAGACAGTGTATGTTGTGTTTGCAACACTGCTTATTGAGAAGCTTACCCAAGTGCTGTTTGATACATACGTCATCGAGGACAAATTACTGCCGCATATTATAAGATTGTGTACGATTATAAAGTAGGTGAacacttaattaatatttatatattagtgaaaatatttaattaattaataatgctTGTTCATAGTGCTACCGATAAGGATCCAGCTATATTACCGGGCACACCTGAAAGCACATTGGGTGCGCTGCTATCTATATTGTGGAATTATTTGGAAAATGAGGAAGTGAAGTTTATCATGCGTAAATTGGTGAATGCATTGTTGTcctcatatacacatacacataccggTCTGGATTATGAGAAGCAAAAGCATGCTATCACGATACTCACCTGCATATGTACGCATACACAAACGCGAAAAACATATCTGgagtataaatttttcaaaaaacataggtaatcaattttatttaagcCTTACTCGCTACATTTATGCTATAACATAGATATTTTCTAGTTTGGCTTTACTAATGTATATACGTCCACCtgaatataagtatatgcagCAGCTGGTGCCCGATCCGATTGTTTGGACAGAGGGTTTGTGTGTTAAAAAAATGCATCAATTCGAATATTATTTCAACTTATTTATTCACTTAGCAGGCGTTGGCGGTCCAAAGCAAAAATATCTGGCGCTAGTTGAAAAAATAGCTAAAGCCACCGAAAGCCTTTACAATGCGCAGAAGAACCTCATCATGCTATTACTCACTAACACAGATGGTGACGAGTTGGCGCCGTCAAGTCGAAAAATATTCATAGCCAAATTGCGTCGTTACGTTATGGATCTTAGTATGGAGCAGCGAGTAAAGAAACAAAAGATCATATTATTTTGCCTGTAAATTGCAATACCATATCATTTTGCCCTACAGCCTTTCCATTCGTTCTTCCTTATGCAATCTAGCATAATGCATCCGATGGATTCTACGGTGGCGTTATCATTTATTTGCATACTCATAGATGCTACGAAGTTTTTGTTTGAGCGTGAATTGCCTGTCGCGCCAATCGAGGTTAAGCCGGAGTACTTTTTTGATGGCACATTCGAATATCAGCATTTCGATCGCGTGGGTGGTGTGCTGTCGCATTTACGTAAGGTGCATCGCAATGATATATCGACACATTTGGGTACGGAACGCGCACATGAGTTATTAGAAGAGGATCGTACCATAATGCGTGTGGGCGAGTTAGGTAATTTACAgcataaaaaaatagttatgcACATATGCTTTGCATTTTTCTCCTATTCCAGTTGATCCAAGTATGTTTCTAACAACGACAAATCTTAATAATATCGCAATAGTAGGCGCTCAGGGAGGGTAAATctatatttagtaatttttgtttttatactatttttttttttttttggttttcagtCCTGCTGCCACCTTTACACATTTCTTCAATCCGCGTTTGAATCCTGTGCCCGATGCATCGCCGGGTAATAGCAATACGGAGAGCTCGCTCTCAGAATTGTTCGATATTTGTGTACTCTACTATTATTCGGTCGGACATAAGTATATTGTTAAGGTacagttttgtatttaaaagttctatattattacaaaatactTTAATTCTGTAAATTTCCATAATTACCCAGATTTCATCAGTGCGTGATGAGATTGCTGCATTAAATGAGGTACTGCGCGAAACCAAATTCTATCGTGAGGACGTTGAACGCAAATTGAAAGTGTTGGAGGATCATGCTAGTGTTTGTATGAACGAAAATCATTCCAGTATAGTTTCAG
It contains:
- the Kpc1 gene encoding E3 ubiquitin-protein ligase RNF123 isoform X1, with protein sequence MSIAKLFVKVFGEDIFEQISTVEKQQPEDDDDEAGCSASQDMPKPPKLEEMKLPEQMVIVRNWLNERLNVIELNSAHAIKTQRVDMVSRLGPEQTICDIDFTSTVRISADRLSLRSQGSFNTIKANVCVYGGRWMYEVLLHSKGVMQIGWCSNKCTFNENSGVGDTKWSYGYDGSKQQIWHISTSKYGDKWQIGDIIGVIVDVENEKIEYYRNGHTMGVAFSKLERGPGISFFPAVSLGYNQGVQVNFGNMPFKYPVEGFMPIQAKPIVRLQKADLLLGYLVNLSSVLAHNPTCKKKDYIEGKISTKKTVYVVFATLLIEKLTQVLFDTYVIEDKLLPHIIRLCTIINATDKDPAILPGTPESTLGALLSILWNYLENEEVKFIMRKLVNALLSSYTHTHTGLDYEKQKHAITILTCICTHTQTRKTYLEYKFFKKHSLALLMYIRPPEYKYMQQLVPDPIVWTEAGVGGPKQKYLALVEKIAKATESLYNAQKNLIMLLLTNTDGDELAPSSRKIFIAKLRRYVMDLSMEQRPFHSFFLMQSSIMHPMDSTVALSFICILIDATKFLFERELPVAPIEVKPEYFFDGTFEYQHFDRVGGVLSHLRKVHRNDISTHLGTERAHELLEEDRTIMRVGELVDPSMFLTTTNLNNIAIVGAQGGPAATFTHFFNPRLNPVPDASPGNSNTESSLSELFDICVLYYYSVGHKYIVKISSVRDEIAALNEVLRETKFYREDVERKLKVLEDHASVCMNENHSSIVSDLKQKFSQRENVFAKRSIELARKQTWYRAVALGKQRRMTIVWLLEKTLHTLNASSQLGPLFSFVPEVYVNILPILLDTVMDFSHHDLYVQFEITDAECAVNLSAEFLGLHSADPRIILASCKDSLLQALGTLTCHKAGVRALERASKKSQVALVKSLLRPYENRAWGQSNWLLLRFWLGDGYAYRDSRQPSIWQGGNQPIQMGLCRSRAKNETHTGLLHHIAPANSSRHFQKLIGQKLSEDEPFATAFLNSVLSQLNWAFSEFILLLQEIQNTAHRQENAVFEPKQLKICSMCFELTVSLMRCLEMIITVAPEIFQEPSRSNSDLILNRVCQLISQVLSRVTVPPGCFQFIVDMCSSDLNSVTHFPIITAALGILLALLRSELDTDRNPQKVTRITRALLTDPSFQFANLEFALGEIKTPILQQTEIPRGNFDPQTRAHIDPLTNDVRVPVPSTSSKRIRADPPIIKFALSDYPTHVTAAEIEEVRRLIEMLRLKQSLLSDITLPSEDSLCPICCAKPITVIFTPCKHQSCSNCIMQHLMNSKVCFYCKTLIKTIETNEGTVIYNNNEYTSAPTFYEI
- the Kpc1 gene encoding E3 ubiquitin-protein ligase RNF123 isoform X2, coding for MSIAKLFVKVFGEDIFEQISTVEKQQPEDDDDEAGCSASQDMPKPPKLEEMKLPEQMVIVRNWLNERLNVIELNSAHAIKTQRVDMVSRLGPEQTICDIDFTSTVRISADRLSLRSQGSFNTIKANVCVYGGRWMYEVLLHSKGVMQIGWCSNKCTFNENSGVGDTKWSYGYDGSKQQIWHISTSKYGDKWQIGDIIGVIVDVENEKIEYYRNGHTMGVAFSKLERGPGISFFPAVSLGYNQGVQVNFGNMPFKYPVEGFMPIQAKPIVRLQKADLLLGYLVNLSSVLAHNPTCKKKDYIEGKISTKKTVYVVFATLLIEKLTQVLFDTYVIEDKLLPHIIRLCTIINATDKDPAILPGTPESTLGALLSILWNYLENEEVKFIMRKLVNALLSSYTHTHTGLDYEKQKHAITILTCICTHTQTRKTYLEYKFFKKHSLALLMYIRPPEYKYMQQLVPDPIVWTEGVGGPKQKYLALVEKIAKATESLYNAQKNLIMLLLTNTDGDELAPSSRKIFIAKLRRYVMDLSMEQRPFHSFFLMQSSIMHPMDSTVALSFICILIDATKFLFERELPVAPIEVKPEYFFDGTFEYQHFDRVGGVLSHLRKVHRNDISTHLGTERAHELLEEDRTIMRVGELVDPSMFLTTTNLNNIAIVGAQGGPAATFTHFFNPRLNPVPDASPGNSNTESSLSELFDICVLYYYSVGHKYIVKISSVRDEIAALNEVLRETKFYREDVERKLKVLEDHASVCMNENHSSIVSDLKQKFSQRENVFAKRSIELARKQTWYRAVALGKQRRMTIVWLLEKTLHTLNASSQLGPLFSFVPEVYVNILPILLDTVMDFSHHDLYVQFEITDAECAVNLSAEFLGLHSADPRIILASCKDSLLQALGTLTCHKAGVRALERASKKSQVALVKSLLRPYENRAWGQSNWLLLRFWLGDGYAYRDSRQPSIWQGGNQPIQMGLCRSRAKNETHTGLLHHIAPANSSRHFQKLIGQKLSEDEPFATAFLNSVLSQLNWAFSEFILLLQEIQNTAHRQENAVFEPKQLKICSMCFELTVSLMRCLEMIITVAPEIFQEPSRSNSDLILNRVCQLISQVLSRVTVPPGCFQFIVDMCSSDLNSVTHFPIITAALGILLALLRSELDTDRNPQKVTRITRALLTDPSFQFANLEFALGEIKTPILQQTEIPRGNFDPQTRAHIDPLTNDVRVPVPSTSSKRIRADPPIIKFALSDYPTHVTAAEIEEVRRLIEMLRLKQSLLSDITLPSEDSLCPICCAKPITVIFTPCKHQSCSNCIMQHLMNSKVCFYCKTLIKTIETNEGTVIYNNNEYTSAPTFYEI